In Horticoccus luteus, the following proteins share a genomic window:
- a CDS encoding polysaccharide biosynthesis/export family protein — protein MVAFLAVLLSSFVLRSVATAQPTETKNYDYKLTPTDRVRIAIFQEEDLSTIARIDAKGCVNLPLVGEVRLAGMTRTDAQLAIEKAYHDGRFLRTPQVTITVEDYAPREVSISGAVNSPGRYPLPIESSMSVLELITRAGGFRDTAKGTAVRVTRISPGDNNTDQKSQTFIIDVESLIKGKDRSKLKENALMLEAGDVVYVPERII, from the coding sequence TTGGTCGCATTCCTCGCCGTCTTACTCTCGAGCTTCGTGCTGCGTTCGGTCGCCACCGCCCAGCCGACCGAGACGAAGAATTACGACTACAAACTCACGCCCACCGATCGCGTTCGGATCGCGATCTTTCAGGAGGAAGATCTTTCCACCATCGCGCGCATCGATGCGAAGGGCTGTGTGAATCTACCCTTGGTCGGCGAAGTCCGTCTCGCCGGCATGACCCGCACCGACGCGCAGCTCGCGATCGAGAAAGCATATCACGACGGGCGTTTTTTGCGCACCCCGCAGGTGACGATCACGGTCGAGGATTACGCCCCTCGTGAGGTCTCCATTTCCGGCGCGGTGAACTCCCCCGGTCGTTATCCGCTCCCGATCGAATCATCGATGAGTGTATTGGAACTCATCACCCGAGCTGGCGGATTCCGCGACACGGCCAAAGGCACGGCGGTCCGGGTCACACGTATCTCTCCTGGCGATAATAACACCGACCAGAAATCCCAAACCTTCATCATCGACGTCGAAAGCCTCATCAAAGGCAAAGACCGTTCCAAACTGAAGGAAAACGCCCTCATGCTCGAGGCGGGCGACGTTGTCTACGTTCCTGAACGCATCATTTAA
- a CDS encoding GumC family protein encodes MSESPVKPPSGVQHAAEEEAIERRTLRDYIITLRERLWIALPLALIVSLTMAYQQMKQTPMYSSSATLQFERPEKVVLNEQVVDESVRSDVDLNTNIQVLNSGQLRSRVIESITPEEAKVLQAPYLASLKPGESPPSVGAALGSISVEPLRNSLLLRISVSHRSPTAAALIANRYVDEFMQYLVDSKGGKNDFAVSYLRTRAEQLRHESETAEQRLQQYMQQQNLVSLDNSINIVTDRLKSVNGALTSARLERLQLETLYNQITSFQKDGKNLLDITYIATHGPIPSLKGQLTDLQRSQSVLADRYLERHPKMIELANAISVAQNQLSAAVNDAIADLSASLSKARTTEANMQKEYAAHEQEAFRLRELSVDFKSLENQANVAKNNYVEILNRLNQATTSKNLDNIPVRPLDRAVPAGAPFSPNIQRILKSCIGTGIIVFLAVAIGISFIDDRIKSAWDVESFIGANLLGIIPDLSSVKDDEKYRLVLNSNAHGAEAFLGIYSAAKIYSKLDFPKSILVTSTIPGEGKTLVSCNLAGCFARHGKKTLLIDCDLRRPMLHRHFNQQNDAGLMLWYENGAKLDGDLMTDAHLGLTQVGDNLWLLCSGGRSKTPTELLENAAFGQLLERFKRLFDVVLVDSPPLGAVTDSLLIAERTDEVIYVCRFNRAYRKHIRLYMRALRGGKNEVLGVVLNGLSPRRIEYYSNYRYYRSYKKYYGSQT; translated from the coding sequence ATGTCCGAGTCCCCCGTCAAACCACCGTCAGGCGTGCAACACGCTGCCGAAGAGGAAGCGATCGAGCGCCGCACGCTGCGTGATTACATCATCACGCTCCGCGAACGTTTGTGGATCGCCCTCCCCCTCGCGCTGATCGTTTCGCTCACGATGGCGTATCAACAAATGAAGCAGACGCCGATGTATTCCAGCTCGGCGACGCTGCAATTCGAACGCCCGGAAAAAGTCGTGCTCAATGAGCAGGTGGTCGACGAATCCGTGCGCAGCGACGTCGATCTTAATACCAATATTCAGGTCCTCAACAGCGGCCAGTTGCGGTCCCGCGTCATCGAGTCAATCACCCCCGAGGAAGCGAAGGTCCTGCAAGCACCTTATCTGGCGTCCCTCAAACCTGGCGAATCGCCTCCCTCTGTCGGCGCGGCGCTCGGCTCGATCAGCGTCGAGCCCCTGCGCAACAGTCTCCTGCTGCGAATCAGCGTCAGCCACCGCAGCCCCACGGCCGCCGCGTTGATTGCCAACCGCTATGTCGACGAATTCATGCAGTATCTCGTGGATTCGAAAGGCGGCAAAAACGACTTTGCCGTCAGCTACCTGCGCACGCGCGCCGAGCAGCTGCGGCACGAGTCCGAAACCGCTGAACAGCGGCTGCAGCAATACATGCAGCAGCAGAATCTCGTCTCGCTCGACAACAGTATCAACATCGTCACCGACCGCCTCAAAAGCGTGAACGGCGCCCTGACCTCTGCGCGCCTCGAGCGTCTGCAACTCGAAACGCTCTACAACCAGATCACCAGCTTCCAAAAGGACGGCAAGAACCTCCTCGATATCACTTATATCGCCACGCATGGCCCCATCCCGAGTCTCAAGGGACAACTGACCGATTTGCAGCGCTCTCAGTCGGTCCTCGCCGATCGTTATCTTGAGCGGCATCCGAAAATGATCGAATTGGCGAACGCGATCAGCGTCGCCCAAAATCAGCTGTCCGCCGCCGTCAACGATGCCATCGCCGACCTCTCCGCCAGCCTCTCCAAGGCGCGCACGACCGAGGCGAACATGCAAAAGGAATACGCGGCGCACGAACAAGAAGCCTTTCGCCTCCGTGAACTCTCGGTGGACTTCAAGAGCCTCGAAAACCAGGCCAACGTCGCGAAAAACAACTACGTCGAAATTCTGAATCGGCTCAACCAAGCCACCACCAGCAAGAATCTCGACAATATCCCCGTGCGCCCGCTGGACCGCGCGGTGCCGGCCGGCGCTCCCTTCTCGCCGAACATCCAGCGCATCCTCAAGTCCTGCATCGGCACGGGCATCATTGTATTTCTCGCGGTCGCGATCGGCATCAGCTTCATCGACGATCGCATCAAGAGCGCTTGGGACGTCGAGTCCTTCATCGGCGCCAACCTTCTGGGCATCATTCCTGATCTCAGTTCGGTCAAGGACGATGAAAAATATCGCCTCGTCCTCAACAGCAACGCCCACGGCGCGGAGGCGTTTCTCGGCATCTACAGCGCCGCTAAAATTTATTCCAAACTCGATTTCCCGAAATCGATTCTGGTGACCAGCACGATTCCCGGCGAAGGCAAAACCCTCGTCTCCTGCAATCTCGCCGGCTGCTTCGCCCGCCATGGCAAAAAGACGCTGCTGATCGATTGCGATCTCCGTCGCCCAATGCTCCACCGGCATTTCAACCAGCAGAACGACGCCGGTCTCATGCTCTGGTATGAAAACGGCGCCAAACTCGACGGCGATCTCATGACGGATGCCCACCTCGGGCTCACTCAGGTCGGCGACAATCTTTGGCTCCTTTGCTCCGGCGGCCGCTCGAAGACGCCCACCGAACTCCTCGAAAACGCCGCTTTCGGCCAGCTCCTCGAACGCTTCAAACGCCTCTTTGATGTGGTGCTCGTGGATTCGCCGCCGCTCGGCGCCGTCACCGACAGTCTGCTGATCGCTGAACGCACCGACGAGGTCATCTACGTCTGCCGCTTCAATCGCGCCTACCGAAAACACATCCGCCTTTACATGCGCGCGCTGCGCGGCGGCAAAAACGAAGTGCTCGGGGTCGTCCTCAACGGTCTCTCGCCCCGGCGCATCGAATATTATTCCAACTACCGGTATTACCGGAGCTACAAGAAATATTACGGCTCGCAGACCTAG
- a CDS encoding outer membrane beta-barrel protein, translating into MSFRRSLLSLRRLGRPSLAALLALVLLASPAHALVRFNDGRDQIFVGASYSWAYDTNIFASSEGGSTSVSSANLHIDYARRAGILGFNASLSYDISRFDKFSGQNFANPSVSMELTKGEGRTTGSLTLSGARSSRADPSTNTRLNTLNYTTGLFLKYPVIDRYSFSGSFTYSQAKEVDTQGLANLNTYSAAIDLNYVYTSERDLMGGYRLRVTDTSFNTKSYDNSWSAGVTGKLLPKLNGSFRAGYQVRTTPGVPDSDTHGLFLTGSSSWNFDAKTSLTGQVTKDFSTTATAVNIDSFVTSLDLQHTFNARLSAGLNLGYGHTRFLGSLGGGRRDDYLTWGGNLNYTMRDYLKFSVTYTWFENWSTLSFSDFIRQSVTFTVSTRF; encoded by the coding sequence GTGTCGTTTCGGCGTTCGCTTCTTTCCTTGCGACGACTCGGTCGTCCCAGCCTCGCGGCGCTGCTGGCCCTCGTCCTGTTGGCGTCGCCAGCGCACGCGCTCGTGCGTTTCAACGACGGTCGCGACCAAATATTCGTGGGGGCCAGTTACTCCTGGGCCTACGATACCAATATCTTCGCCAGTTCCGAAGGAGGCTCCACGAGTGTATCCAGCGCTAATCTGCACATTGATTACGCGCGTCGCGCCGGCATCCTCGGCTTCAATGCCAGCCTCAGCTACGACATCTCGCGGTTTGACAAATTTTCGGGGCAGAACTTCGCCAACCCATCGGTTTCCATGGAGTTGACGAAGGGCGAAGGACGCACGACCGGATCGCTCACCCTTTCCGGAGCTCGCAGCAGCCGCGCCGACCCGTCGACCAACACGCGTTTAAATACGCTCAACTATACGACCGGCCTCTTTCTAAAATATCCTGTCATCGACCGCTACTCGTTCTCCGGCAGCTTTACTTACAGCCAAGCCAAAGAGGTCGACACGCAAGGATTGGCCAATCTCAACACCTATTCTGCCGCGATCGACCTCAACTACGTTTATACGTCCGAACGCGATCTCATGGGCGGCTATCGACTGCGCGTGACCGACACCTCGTTCAACACCAAGTCCTACGACAACTCGTGGTCCGCGGGCGTCACCGGCAAACTCTTGCCCAAACTCAACGGGTCCTTCCGCGCCGGCTATCAAGTTCGCACGACCCCCGGAGTGCCTGACTCCGACACCCACGGCCTCTTCCTCACGGGTTCAAGCTCATGGAACTTCGATGCCAAGACGAGTCTCACCGGACAGGTGACAAAGGATTTTTCGACGACGGCCACCGCGGTAAACATCGACTCCTTCGTCACCTCGCTGGATCTGCAACACACCTTCAACGCCCGACTATCCGCCGGACTCAACCTCGGCTACGGCCACACCCGCTTTCTGGGATCCTTGGGCGGAGGACGGCGCGACGATTACCTCACGTGGGGCGGAAATTTAAACTACACGATGCGCGACTATCTCAAGTTTTCGGTCACCTATACGTGGTTTGAAAACTGGTCCACCTTGAGCTTTTCCGATTTTATCCGGCAATCCGTGACCTTTACCGTTAGCACCCGTTTCTGA
- a CDS encoding LpxI family protein, which translates to MLSAFLPADFDARRPLALIAGQGVYPQLVAAAAREAGVPVRLIAFEEETRTELVDAFPESERALLRVGQLGRMLKALERFGVGSALMAGQITPRRLFRGLHPDLKATRILLSLKRRNAETIFGAIAAEMEQIGVQLLDARSFLDAHLASPGCMTGRTFPVSADYVEHGIHIARECARLDIGQGCVVRKGTVLAVEAFEGTDDMLRRAGTFKTDGSLFVKTVKSHQDYRFDVPCFGLRTLEVMREAGLAAAALESGRVLVLEKPAVLTQAKAWGISLLGFE; encoded by the coding sequence GTGCTCTCCGCGTTTCTTCCCGCTGATTTCGACGCCCGGCGCCCTCTTGCGCTGATTGCGGGTCAAGGCGTCTATCCTCAGCTCGTGGCCGCCGCCGCGCGCGAAGCAGGTGTGCCGGTGCGGTTGATCGCCTTCGAAGAAGAAACCCGCACGGAGTTGGTGGACGCGTTTCCCGAGAGCGAGCGCGCCCTGCTGCGCGTCGGGCAACTCGGCCGCATGCTCAAGGCGCTGGAGCGATTCGGTGTCGGTTCCGCCCTGATGGCCGGCCAAATTACGCCGCGCCGGCTTTTTCGCGGACTTCATCCTGATCTTAAAGCAACCCGCATCCTCCTCTCGCTGAAGCGCCGTAATGCCGAGACGATCTTCGGCGCCATCGCCGCGGAGATGGAGCAGATCGGCGTGCAACTGCTCGACGCCCGCTCCTTTCTCGACGCCCATCTGGCCTCGCCCGGGTGCATGACCGGACGCACCTTCCCCGTGTCTGCTGACTACGTCGAGCATGGCATTCACATTGCTCGCGAATGTGCACGCCTCGATATCGGCCAGGGCTGCGTCGTGCGCAAAGGCACCGTGCTTGCCGTCGAGGCGTTTGAGGGCACCGATGACATGCTGCGCCGCGCCGGCACTTTCAAAACCGATGGCTCCTTGTTCGTGAAGACCGTGAAAAGCCACCAGGATTATCGCTTCGACGTTCCGTGCTTCGGGCTGCGCACGCTTGAGGTCATGCGCGAAGCCGGTCTCGCCGCGGCCGCGCTGGAGTCCGGCCGCGTCCTCGTGCTCGAGAAACCCGCCGTGCTGACGCAAGCCAAGGCGTGGGGCATCAGCCTGCTCGGCTTCGAGTGA
- a CDS encoding bifunctional nuclease family protein, translated as MPNQAVVVTVKGVMPTANGCAVFLGNEDKTFVIYVDQSVGNAIQMTLNGVKKERPLTHDLISHILTGLNARIDHVVVNDAQEGTFFARILLRMENELGLKIVEIDARPSDSIVLALQQKRPILVAPAVFSAVEDMTEILERVLQQQSEQDDEPDEESL; from the coding sequence ATGCCAAATCAAGCCGTCGTTGTCACAGTGAAGGGAGTCATGCCCACCGCCAACGGCTGCGCGGTCTTTCTGGGTAATGAGGATAAAACCTTTGTCATTTACGTCGACCAGTCGGTCGGCAACGCGATTCAAATGACGCTCAACGGCGTTAAAAAGGAGCGTCCGCTGACACACGATCTGATCAGCCACATCCTCACCGGTCTCAATGCGCGCATCGATCATGTCGTCGTCAACGATGCCCAGGAGGGCACGTTTTTCGCCCGCATCCTGTTGCGCATGGAAAACGAACTTGGCCTGAAAATCGTGGAAATCGACGCCCGACCAAGCGACTCCATCGTGCTCGCGCTGCAACAGAAGCGTCCCATCCTCGTCGCCCCGGCGGTTTTCTCGGCCGTTGAAGACATGACCGAAATCCTCGAGCGCGTGCTCCAGCAACAGTCAGAGCAGGACGACGAGCCTGACGAAGAATCGCTCTAG
- a CDS encoding tRNA dihydrouridine synthase translates to MTALAPLPAPLVAGAPLTALAPMQDVTDLAFMRVIAHYGAPDYFFTEFFRVHAQSRPEKHILRSIDENTTGRPVFAQLIGENITDLQRTAEELLTHRVAGIDLNLGCPAPKVYKKNVGGGLLREPDKIAEIFGALRACVPGLFTVKMRLGFDDMSPFERILDLVNEHRVDLLSVHGRTVKEMYRGEVHYDFIARAVSRVACPVLANGNITSAARAAAVLAHTKAAGVMLGRHAIRNPWLFRQCRELFAGQPVTRVSLGDVRDYIERLYRATQAPGIPERAHVNRMKKYLNFVGQSVDAGGAFLHDMRRAESEAELFHVCDRHLLADPSRLFADEPYPGVIARPNCETALTPCSLDSVSA, encoded by the coding sequence ATGACCGCTCTCGCTCCTCTCCCGGCCCCCCTCGTCGCCGGTGCGCCGCTGACGGCGCTCGCGCCGATGCAGGATGTGACTGACCTCGCCTTCATGCGGGTCATCGCGCACTACGGCGCACCCGATTATTTCTTCACCGAGTTTTTCCGCGTCCATGCGCAATCCCGTCCGGAAAAACACATTCTTCGCTCGATCGACGAAAACACGACCGGACGTCCCGTCTTCGCCCAACTGATTGGCGAAAACATCACCGATCTCCAGCGCACGGCGGAGGAACTGTTAACGCACCGCGTCGCTGGCATCGATCTCAACCTCGGTTGTCCCGCCCCCAAGGTTTACAAAAAGAACGTCGGCGGCGGCCTGCTGCGCGAACCCGATAAGATCGCTGAAATTTTCGGAGCGCTCCGCGCCTGCGTGCCGGGACTTTTTACCGTCAAGATGCGCCTCGGCTTCGATGACATGTCGCCCTTCGAACGCATTCTCGACCTGGTCAACGAACATCGTGTCGACCTTCTGAGCGTGCATGGTCGCACCGTGAAGGAAATGTATCGCGGCGAAGTGCATTACGACTTCATCGCTCGCGCCGTCAGTCGGGTCGCATGCCCCGTTCTCGCCAACGGCAACATCACCTCCGCCGCCCGCGCCGCTGCCGTCCTTGCGCACACCAAGGCAGCCGGCGTCATGCTCGGCCGCCACGCCATCCGTAATCCCTGGCTCTTCCGCCAGTGCCGCGAGCTTTTCGCCGGGCAACCGGTCACGCGGGTTTCACTCGGCGACGTGCGCGATTACATCGAACGACTTTACCGCGCGACGCAGGCGCCCGGCATTCCAGAGCGCGCCCACGTGAATCGCATGAAAAAATACCTGAACTTCGTCGGGCAAAGCGTGGACGCCGGCGGCGCGTTTCTGCACGACATGCGGCGGGCCGAAAGCGAAGCGGAACTTTTTCACGTTTGCGACCGGCACCTCCTCGCTGATCCTTCGCGTCTCTTTGCCGATGAACCTTACCCCGGCGTGATTGCGCGTCCGAATTGCGAGACCGCACTGACCCCGTGTTCGCTCGACAGCGTCAGCGCCTAG